The following are encoded together in the Ignavibacteriales bacterium genome:
- a CDS encoding addiction module protein has protein sequence MQSFNELLNNILLLSEKERAFIAQKLVVSLESNYDIEAEKEWQYEIEKRIGEIDNEDVKLLAWDKVKKQLRRK, from the coding sequence ATGCAAAGCTTTAATGAATTATTAAATAATATTCTTTTATTAAGCGAAAAAGAACGCGCATTTATTGCTCAAAAATTAGTAGTCAGTCTTGAATCTAATTACGACATTGAAGCCGAAAAAGAATGGCAATATGAAATAGAAAAAAGAATAGGTGAAATAGATAATGAAGATGTTAAACTTCTTGCATGGGATAAGGTAAAGAAACAACTAAGAAGAAAATAA
- a CDS encoding type II toxin-antitoxin system VapC family toxin gives MSNYFFDSNIFIYYLKDEPAVTKFFELIRNENPIIYCSFISKLELLSLPNLTDGEIKNIEDLLKEFIKVGYNSSIENLTILIRKKKQVKLPDAIIAASAIYTNSKLVTRNIKDFQSISGLELINPFE, from the coding sequence TTGAGTAATTATTTCTTCGATTCAAATATTTTTATCTATTATCTTAAAGATGAACCTGCTGTAACTAAGTTTTTTGAATTAATCAGAAATGAAAATCCAATAATCTATTGTTCTTTTATTTCAAAACTTGAATTATTGAGTTTGCCAAACTTAACGGATGGTGAAATTAAAAATATAGAAGATTTGTTAAAAGAATTTATCAAAGTTGGTTATAATTCATCTATTGAAAATCTGACTATACTTATTAGAAAGAAAAAACAAGTCAAGCTACCCGATGCAATAATAGCTGCTTCAGCTATTTATACAAACAGCAAATTGGTTACAAGAAATATTAAAGATTTTCAAAGCATTTCCGGTTTGGAACTGATAAACCCATTCGAATGA
- a CDS encoding DUF433 domain-containing protein, whose translation MQKSDTSYEHIQIDEKGTAFIKNTNTKVVELISEQNAYGWSPEEIYFQHPYLSLAQIYSAFAYYWDHSEEINFDLSVRQKEIASFRTNSSSKLLQNKLKTQKAG comes from the coding sequence ATGCAAAAGTCTGATACGAGCTATGAACATATACAAATCGATGAAAAAGGCACCGCCTTTATTAAAAATACAAATACAAAAGTGGTTGAATTAATTTCAGAACAAAATGCTTATGGCTGGAGCCCTGAAGAGATTTATTTCCAACATCCTTACCTTTCGCTTGCACAAATATATTCAGCTTTTGCATATTACTGGGATCATAGCGAGGAAATAAATTTTGATTTATCTGTAAGACAAAAAGAAATAGCTTCCTTTAGAACCAACTCCTCATCTAAATTATTACAAAATAAACTCAAGACCCAAAAGGCGGGATGA
- a CDS encoding DUF5615 family PIN-like protein — MAIHFYMDVHIPRAITNGLRLRKIDVLTAHEDGTILLTDEKLLERAAHLNRTLFTFDDDLLKIASANIDSGKEFSGLVFAHLLGITIGVCIQDLEIISNVLEIEEMRNQIIFLPI, encoded by the coding sequence ATGGCTATCCATTTTTATATGGATGTTCATATTCCAAGGGCAATTACAAATGGTTTAAGATTAAGAAAAATTGATGTGCTCACTGCTCATGAAGATGGGACGATACTTTTAACTGATGAAAAACTTTTGGAAAGAGCCGCACACCTTAATAGAACATTATTTACATTCGATGATGACTTATTAAAAATAGCATCTGCTAACATCGATTCAGGCAAAGAGTTTTCAGGATTAGTTTTTGCTCATCTCTTGGGAATTACAATTGGAGTGTGTATTCAGGATTTGGAGATAATTTCAAATGTTCTGGAAATTGAAGAAATGAGAAACCAAATAATATTTCTCCCAATTTAA
- a CDS encoding type II toxin-antitoxin system HicB family antitoxin encodes MKTFTAIIFKEDNMFIAKCPEVGTISQGYTLDEALENLKEATELYLEEFPQQQFIKPFLTTFEVALSA; translated from the coding sequence ATGAAAACGTTTACAGCAATAATATTTAAAGAAGATAATATGTTTATAGCTAAGTGCCCTGAAGTTGGAACGATTAGCCAGGGTTATACGCTGGATGAAGCCCTGGAAAATCTTAAAGAAGCAACGGAACTCTATCTTGAAGAATTTCCTCAACAACAATTTATTAAACCGTTCTTAACAACGTTTGAGGTTGCTTTAAGTGCTTAA
- a CDS encoding type II toxin-antitoxin system VapC family toxin translates to MSYLLDSNIIIYSAKPQNSFLREFIAKNSPYLSHLSYLEVLGYNLLTKEEKILFEKFFNESRLLPISKEIIDTAISLKQIKKMSIGDSIIAATALKNKLILVTRNSKDFSWINRLRIINPFEKVL, encoded by the coding sequence TTGAGTTACCTTTTAGATAGTAACATTATAATTTATTCTGCTAAACCACAAAATAGTTTTCTCAGAGAGTTTATTGCAAAAAATTCTCCCTACCTTTCACACTTAAGCTATCTTGAAGTTCTTGGATATAATCTTTTAACCAAAGAAGAAAAGATACTTTTCGAAAAATTTTTTAACGAATCTCGTTTATTACCAATTTCTAAAGAAATAATAGATACTGCAATTTCGCTTAAACAAATTAAAAAAATGTCTATTGGGGATTCTATAATTGCAGCAACAGCACTAAAGAATAAATTGATTTTAGTAACTCGTAACTCTAAAGACTTTTCGTGGATAAATCGACTTAGGATTATTAATCCTTTTGAAAAAGTTCTATAA